The nucleotide window AAATGTAAAAGCGATAAAACCCTGAGTGCAAAAcgaggggtgaaaaaaaagcaGTCCTCCGCGTCGGTTTGGCGTCGGCAGGGTTGTGGGCAGACAGACCCGGCGGCGCCATGGTAGGCGTGCAGCACATACACCCGACTAAAAGCCACGCGCATTCAGCATACTGCATACATAAGAGACATACGTCGCCGTGTTATTTCCCGAGTAGACAGGGTATGACGCCAGTAGGCAGGTAGAAATACGCTGTGATATTGAGTATGAGAGACATCAGCGGTGGTGGAGGTATTGGTGCACAAATATCATTTAAACTTTGGTTAAAACTCGATGGTGCAGTGGGCACGTGCGTGTATTGCGATATAGCGGACGACAAACGCATGTAGTTACGTGTCTATTTAAGATTTCAGTTTTGCTCCCATTTCCTAGAAGTCCCTGGATTGTAGATGATTTCGATATCTCACGCACGCAGTGCGTCACGTTTTATTACTGACGGAACTAATTTGTAACTTAATATCAGGGGATAAAACTCGTTTTCCCTGTTAGAGGAGCGCGGCAAAAACAAGAGGgggcagtgagagagagagagagagagagagagagagagagagagagagagagagagagtataTTAATTAacgttgaattgaaaattcattcaaaatcCCAAAATCAAACTCCCTCACTATCAACTTGATAGTAATAGTTCAACATGTGATGGGGTGATATTCAATCCCTCTAAAATGAagcataaaaatcaattggaGTTCCCCATTGAGTCGGAATTGGCGTGACAGGTTGAATGAGCATCGATACAGCGATTATTTTCCCTGCAATGTATTattgaagggaaaaattaGTTACAGAGAGTTGGCAATTGCAGTCTCCGGGTGAAAGCGACGTCTCAACTCGGGCAACAAGGAGCTCAGTGACCCAGTGGCACTCGGCTCGGGTCTCCGGTGACGTTGAAACGTCGATTTCCCGTTACTCCGTGATACAAGGAAATCCCTTTGAGACGGTGGATATTGGTGTTGGTGGGATAAGACAGACTCATATACGAGGAATAAAAGAAAGAGGATTTGTGATATGGTAATACAAGACAAACTGCCAAGAAAATTCTAGTGTCCTCAAAACCTAGTGAACTCAAGGACTGCTATACGCCGTTCCGCATTCTTCATTCGTTATTGCCTTTCTCAATGGGGAATTccgattattttcttttaatttctcaatttctaGTTCATGATCAATTTTTTGCCGCTAATGACTCTACGAAACGTAATATTTTCTTGATGTTTCTCAgtattttttcgatatttttttctccctgcaGTGAAAATGCTGTCTATGACCGATTGACCCACTGCAATCGCAGTGAGATAAAGTCAGTAATaaagtttatatttataatcCTAGTGACCCTAAGCTACACAATTTCTCGGCGTATGGGGAGGCCCTTAGGGCTTCTCGGGTTACGCGCTTGACGGTGCAAACAAACTGAGCGTGCTTTATACTCCAACAATACCAGGGTATTGTGTACCGAATAGAAATACTCCAGTATAAACAATTCCCTCgaatatatattaatgaaaaaaacagagtttattttttcctgaatgaaTGAAAGCGGTGGTATTATGTAACGCTCTATCAACATTTTCCAAATGAAAATGGAggggtaaaaaataattatggatttatattggatatttttattcggaCATAATCGGAAATGAAGTAGAGAAAGGTTGGTAGAGAGCAGACACGTGCGCTTGGTAACTGCAGCAAGAGCATTGGCAGTCGCACTTTGGAACTCGAAGGTCATGAGTCGACGACTGGAGACCGGTTTTATACCACCTCCTCTCCACCGCCTACATCTACTCTCTCTCCTTTCTTCTCATTTTCTCGCATCCGTGATGTCTCGAATGGATTCTGTCTCAGggttgaataaaaatcctaTTGAGAAATTATTCTCTCCAATTCGAGATAGAAAAAGCGGAATTTTGtgcttttaaaaataaaaattttccttcaaaatcCTCTACCGTAGGTTttctttatttctattttgtgAGTGAATAATTGATGGCTCCGATATTCCCCCGCTaaagaataattgaaattcaagcaagcgaaaatatcatcaattcgaataaataaatttcccgtAACCTATACCCAATAATTCCGTTGGAACGACACGAAGAAgtggagaaaataaaagagCGTGGAGGGGTCTGAGTGAGAAAAGTGCGAAGAGAAATGCAAATAAAATCGATAAAGGTTCGATTGCGAAAGAAAGGGGGATGAGAGTGCTTTCAGGCATTCCAAGACGATCGTAATCGGATGAAATTCGAGATGCGTACTGCGCAATGGAGAATTTTGTGTTCTTTTCCCTCTCACTATTCTACCTCTAACGCTATCGCATTCTTTGAATATTGGAACTCGGTGAGACGCATCTGGTGCCGATGtaataaatattctatttCTCCTGCAAAAgtgaaaactgaaaattaaatgacgAACGATATCTCTTAATCATTTAACTAGCAAACGAGATAATGGGTATTGATTTGGAAAAAGAATTGTGAATGCGTCGTGTGCTCGGagaaattatcaaatatttagAGTTAGAGATGACCTAAAAATCATCTTTGTGTGGATGAATCGATAATTCAATTGATCTAAATGAAGTTTAAAAATACTTGAGCTTCATGAAAAATCGCGCGATATTGGCGAAAATTTATCTCCATGATAAACTAAATAactaattgatgaaaaaaacataTACGTCCGAATACGTCCGTATATTCCTGAAAAACACTTAATCCTTCAtgagaatgatgaaaaatccacaattaaagatgaagaaaaaaaactgctcATTGTCTAGTGCCCATTGTTACTTGACACTTGGTGAATTCATATACTGGCTCTCACTTCTCCTCATTTTCGTCTAGTGAGAATAGTGAGTCGAACGAACGTAATCCCGTCGTGGAAGACGAACGCCACCGGGAAGTACGAAAATAAAAGAGCGTCGAGTGAAACAGGGAGGTAAAAATGGTGAAAgaagagagataaaaaaaaaattgggagagAGAGAATGGTAGAGACGCGTCTAACGACAATGCTCGCGTAGTTTCCTGGAACAATGCTCTCATTATACCGAGTGGAGGTGGGTGGAAAACGCCTGGGCTATCCTGTATCCAGCACCAATGCGTTCTGCGCCGGCAGAGAGTGTCCAATGCTTCCTCTATAACCCAACGGTATATGTGCACATGTCTAAGCTTGTCTGGCTCACTGGCTTCACCGATAAAGACTCTATATCGACTATGTCAGTACATAACGCCCGTATCGAACCCCGGGCCACTGTCAATTGTCTCCTATCAGTCACTCTGCAAATTGTCGTCCGGCTGGGGATCTTGTTGAGCAATCTCATTCCATTGAAAATGGATTTCCTCCAGAGGAAACTGTTTAAAGTTTTCAAAGTCATGACTATCGCGCGACATTTTGCATAAGATGAATAtggattataaaaaaaatttatcgcgCGTTTAAATGTTTTAAGAAGCGAGTGAGAACTGTAGAGATAAAACaaacagaaattaattttccaccaCTCGATTTTCTTTCCTTTAGTCCCTTACCAATATATTGcctcataaaatttcatttcaaatcaCTCTCTCCGAATGgaccaaaaaaaatcctcccccTAAATTTCAAAAGTACACTTTAACTACTCTGAATTGCCCGCTCAAacaatggaagaaaaacattatttttaatcccaaacgagcgaaaaacaaatacaaagcCGAAATAAAACAGAAAGAAAACCCAAGACATAAGAAAAGCTCGTGCTTTTATCGACgcaaaaaatatctcattcaAGATATACTCCAGGTGACTGCACGCAAAAATGCTGTGGTGAAAGGCACCATGAGGAAGACGAAGGGAAACAAGTACAAGCGAGGGCTGGCCCTTTTTTTCGTGGCTATCTCCCTACTACAACGATTCTCAGGGCAACGAAGCTCAACCCTCTTGAGCAGTTGAAACAAAAGAACACCGGCTGTTGCTCATCCCCTCGTTCTCATCTCCACCACCCACCAACATTCTATGATCCTCACGTTCTTTTACCCGCTGTTCACttgtattttcttttcttttcaaattttttttatttttcttccttcCTGCCTTTAACGCCCCGTTTTATGGATTGATCTCACTATTGATTACTCCAACAAACAAATGCCTTCGAATATTTGTTGCCGGAGATAAAATGAATAACTGAGAAATAAACACCTTCGTGGGGGAAAAACAATTTGTTAACAATAAACAACAATATATATGCGATATCTTATTGGTCTTCATGCAGTCGCTAGTGGTCGGAATATACATGTATGTTCATCGAAGTAAGAAAAGAGTATAGAACTGTCCCTCGCGATTCACTGTCGGATTAGTGCCCCCCATGAGGCTCTCTCCCCTTCCCTTTTTCCTCATTCCACTCGGGATTTCAAAATAAACGTTTGGTACTTTGGCCATTCATTCGGttgtagaagaaaaaaaatgttactcTCGAAACCCAATGTATCATGCACTTTTTCAGCTCTTTTTCCCTTTCTCTTCACCAGCAATACTTGTACAATTCGTGTTGCAATGGTAATCGTAGACGATCAGattattgatggaaaaaaaaatgggtgaATTGGTGAATATGTGGATTTATCTCAGTTGCATACATGGGATATCGAtgctaatatattttttttaggcgTTAGTACGGGCGCTTATCGTGTATCAAGACGGATGGAAATACCGATTCTTGAGTAAGCCGGTGGTAACATGATCAGCATGTGGTAGTATTTAGTTACTATATGCTGTATCGAATGGTcgatgtgaaaaaattgactaaCGGGGGGGTTTAATCTAGTGGTTATTCAAGATGGTGAATCATAATGATTGACTTGAAACTAAACAAGACGAAGTAATACCTCATATTAAACCCTCTAATCGTACAACCGAATTGTTCTGAAAACTCCATTGTTCCTCGAggcatttcatttttccagatATGAATCTCCCCTCAGCTAAACGATGTGGAGCAATCCTTAATTACCCTCAAGCCCGAATTTTCCACAGTTCGCAAATTATGTACCAATGGTGCATATCCACCGGAATAACAAGATGAAGAGGTTGGAATGAGGCAGTCACACGGGGATGCTGCGGAAGGAGGTGGGGGAAAGGGGGTATAAAAACCGGTCTCCAGCGTAGTGTATGTCGCTGTCCCATGGTAGTACCGCGTGTAGACTCCGATATGCAAATGCATCCACGAGCACGGTTGAATTTTATCCGAGTAATCTGCCAAGTATAATTCGAAAATTCAAGCACAGAAACACACTCACGCACACACAGACACAGGTACAGGTAGAGGAGAAGTCCGTTAGTTGTGCCCGATGATGTGTGGGTGGCTATGTGTGGATAATGGCGAGAAAGCGAGGGTGcaacagagacagagactgGTAGAATTGCCATGGGGAAGCGAGAGACCGGTAATTAATGCATTGTTAATCTACTATCTCTCACCGTACCGTAGAATCAACGGGTGCACCAGCCCAAGTGAAATGCTACGAAATAAAGGAGGACAGGATGATACGAGGCTACCCTTTCTCCATGATAAAACGTCGAGTAATCACCGGGAGATTTTTCCCCCTCTTCCCTTCACCGCCCCCGCCgatttttagttattttttttcaatcctgaCCCTTTGTGTATTTTATTCTATACCGCAACAGAGGCCTATTCAATGGAATATCTTTATACCGATATTTACGGAGCATTATGAAACAATACACAATGAgatatgaaaataataataaaaataataataataataataataataaacaatgggAACTGGTAAATTTCGGTTAAAATTGGAAATCTAGCTCGGATAATGATAATGTGGGTTTCGTATCcggtgaaatttatttttgcctGTTTAGcggattatttttatctcattgAATTGATATATCGAGGGTACGAGTGGGAGAATGCCCAGTTATTGGCACAACTAGgtagaataaatttttcccgaGAAAGAGATGAGCGAATATTGGTATACATGAGATACTGAATAGCGGACATACGGTGGGAATTGATGACGATAAaaactcataaaaaatatgggaaaAAGAGTGAGTACGAGGTGCAAGAGTGTACCGAAGGAAAAAGATCAAACAGGTGTCCGAAGACTGCGTTCAGCCGTTGGGCTAGATGAgtagtaattaaatttaacgATCTACTCGCCATAGAGTCCGTAaagttgagtttttttttccatcctcACTCATTTTTCTTGGAAAGTTTTCAACTACTGTATTAAACTCACAGCTAaagagactgaaaaaaaaaccccaacattttccttttttcgagATTAGAAAGTCAAAGggacatgatttttttcctctcttcaGTGGATACATCCGGAAATGGAGGTCAGGAGGGAGTTTTTCGAGTGCGTAAACGAATAACtgatacatatatatatatatatatatatatatagatattacgagagaaatatgaaaaaaaagtagacGACTTGAGCAACGAAGAAGGGATGTACGTGGAGAATCAAGAGACAATCAACTCCATGAGCAAATAGGGTCGAGTGGTTATTCGTGGGCTTCTATATCTTCGCTTGGAACACGCGGTGCACGGAAAAGGAGTACTGTATATGCCGTGCGAGCGAAGCATCTGAATAAGGTCGAGATTATAGTACCGGAGATCGAAAATGGAGGAGGGCGACGTGGGGAGCGTCCTTGGCTCCCTACTCGACCGCGCCAAGTCACTTGGCGCAAGATGAGTGAGCAAGAGAGAGGAGGAATACCAGCTCTCTGCTCTCTCCTCGTTTAACGAAAGCGAAATGCGCGGAGAACAGCTATACATTATGTATGCGTTTGGCCCCAGTGTAACTCAGAGAGCCGAATAAATTTGTACTCGAGTAGTATCCCGACGGTGGGTTACGATACGACTCCACTGGGTCTATTCCCTCAACCTTTAGCCCACACCATCTACCGATACCTCTCGCAGACTTTATTTTTGCATAGATATTATATGTGTAATTAGTGTACCACTCGAAGGTATAAATTATGGATCAGTCATTTATGCTTCAGTTCACTCCCTTCTAAATGCAATATGTCTGTTTGTTTACAGTCGATGACTACTTCATTATTATTGTCAAGAGAGATATTTTCAACAACTCCTTCtactgaaaaatcattttacacATTCTGAATATCCAAtttatcgtgaaaaaaaatattaagcctgattttataaataaaatattccgtCAACGATCGATAAATTAGTATTTACAGGAAAATTACCATATTACCCACTATTTCCAATTTATGCAGAGAAAGTCATCCATAAACtgcaaaaaattacaattttaaatATATCCGTATTTTTTCGTCTCTCGTTGGGCCACATTATCATGTTCCAGCTGCGTGACTTCCACGAATTTTTCAAGGAGTCATAAAATGACGTAATGTGCAATACAAGTAGGATAAAAAaagaagtgataaaaaaaagtctaaAAAAATGTACGACAGGTCGTGCTGTTATTCCACAACTGTATAATACTCAGTTGCCCCGGCCATCACCGAATACTTATATATACGAGACGAATAGACTTATACACTATTATTAGGCTCAACGTTGCCGTCTCCCTCCAGCTACCCTGGTGGTATTAGTGCGCCGGGCTTTTTCGTTCGGCTCTGTAACGTAATGGCGGAAGTGGCTTTTGGACTGCTCCCCCACTACCACATCTACCAGCGATTTCAATGGCCGACTAAGAATATCGTgagcattattttttttcaatgcataCTCTCGGTGGGTGTGAAACTCGCGACACTTTTCACGGAAAATATCTACTTTTGATAAATTCAGGGCAACGGCTTTTCCGGAGTCTATTTCATTTATGGATGGCTATCTCTATTTTTCCTAGACTTTATTCTTCCATTTCCagttattgtttaaataagaATTACTAAGAATGACGAAACTCGTATTACTACCAAAAATTGAcattcttccattttttttctatcaagaTGATAGCCCACGGGCATTCCATGTGTCCCCTCGAGAACCCCCAATGGGGTTCGATGTACCCTTTGAATCGATAACACGTGACAGCACATAGGCGCATACCGTACTGACCATGGAATGCCATTTTGCACGTCTATGCTTCGTATTGTGTCCCTACACCAACGTCAACTCCCACCCAGAATCCTCCaattctctctggctctcccttGGCATCGTCACCCCATCGTCGACGGACTTCTCTATGTATTACATGAGGGACCCTGGCGGCTAATGCCATCCGGTTATAAATTACACTAGACGCCGATAGATTGTACTCTCTATTCGTTGATTTACCCCGTGAATCTCAAACCCGTAAATACAGTCGTCATTCTTATTATCGTTAAACGACCTATTTAGTCACTTGTGGATAAGAATCCCACTGGATTGACGATAAATCGGTACTTTCAACAATTCTaatgcaaaaatatttcatctttCTGGGTGAATATTTGCTCGGTATGAGGACGATGGAGTAAGCTGGATGATAGGTAGGATACAAGAAGCCTAATCGCATAATGCCAACATTGCCAACTCCTCTGACAGTTCCGCCTCGTCTCAGTTTCCCACAGATAATGCCTGTACCATTCCTCTCAACGTCTCACATACCTGTCTGTTTATCTATTTGACAAGCTTGCGGCTTCACTCGCCCTCGGCCTAAATGTCAGTGACTTTGAATTGATCTTAAagtcgagagagagagagcataATGAACTAGAGTTTAACAAGTGAACTACTCGAATACTTGCTGTTGTTGGAGGAAAAACTAGTCTCAAATGTTTCAACAATatacatggagagaaattattAGCTTCATTACTGAGACTTCGGAGAATGATTTCAGAATTAGAAATTCCTCATTATTCGCGTTCAccgaatgataataataaattaaaatcagtTCGCTCAGTGTTGAACATTCCCGTATGGGTTGTGAGCTAATACAATCACGTAAGAGGGAAGTAATTTCACCCTCTCATGATGGGCGTGCAGATGTGGGTCGATGAGCGTGGAAGAATATATGTATAACGAAGGAGCATAACGTCTTCGGGTGCGTCTTCAAGATACTACACATCGGTAAGGGTGCTTTTATTACAAAGGAGGTCGAAGAAGACTAGCGCACAGGCATTACTATCCGTAATACAACTACAATCCGGGCTATATTCCGAAGCTGCTTTAGCATTAGAGAGGAAAACGAATCGAGCGACGTTGGATTCCTGTATTTCGGTCTCGCGCGATAGTAACAGACGCGACAGGTGCAGAGGAggttcccccccccccttcatgCAGCAGCTGCTGGCCGTGTTTTTCGTCATGTCTGTGCCAACGTTTAGGGATTTTCGGAGTGAATTTCACTGTAACAGGTATACGAtagaaagaaggaaaaaaaattaccaaagaaAGATTGCTCAACTTTTCAAAACAAATGATTTATGAATCAGCGACTGAAAGTATTCCCGATAAAcgatgacaaaaaaatgtcaaatgtcCAAGATTGTGCTGACTATTTAGGGTCActagttccaaagataaacCAGAATGGAAGCAtcgaatgtgaaaaaaaaagtattgagGGGACATCACCGGACGGGTAGACAGGTTAAAAGAAATGCCCATCGGTGAGCGAGCCGTAACGAGCCGATAAAACAAACCGACGGGGGCTTTTGGCTGTTGCCGTGACATCTGGCCCAGAGAGCTGTATACTTTActctttttttcctcatgcTCACTATCCCCTCTTGCCTATCACAAAATCGCTTTACCTCCCCCTCCgccaacacacacacacacgcgtTAACGCTTGACagctgaattaattgaaagttTTAAGGTAATTGGAATCGATAACGCGACTGAACAAAACGCAGTAACTGTGCGACTCATGGAAAACAGCATTATTAAAGACTATTTGGAAATTGGTAAAGCTCCATTTGATTAGAGGTAAATGGCACGGGTCatgaaatacagagaaaggaAATAAGGAGGGGTAAGAAAAAATGTTAACCGGCAGTTATTCATCTTTGAATTTATGTACGAGGGTCAAAGTATCCCATCTACTCTAATTGTCATCATTGTAATTAATTGAACCTGGCGCTGGGTGCGCGTGCAAGACTCTCGTCATTATTTCTCGCCCGTCGGAATGACGAATTCACGTGAAGCGGTAGAATGAGAGTCGGCGAGAAGTGAAGAGGGGGACAGGGTGAAGAGGCAAACGACGAAGACGAGGGAACTTATATATTACGGGTTGAAACTGAGAGACGACGTTGCGGATTGCTGAGCAGCGTTCGTGGAACGAGGTCGCGGCCGAACTAACGTTGGACAATGTCGTCTTTCAGTTTGAGTGTCTTAAGAACGTTAATATTCACGTTAAGACAATATATGGGTGAACTTTATGGGTGATATTAAGCATACGAGAATTTCTGGCAATAGACTagatcgaatgaaaaaaaaaaaaaaagggaatttcCCGAGGAGTTTGAATCTATTTTTAGAAATGTATCATGATGCTTCTCCTATtgagaatgagaatttttcatttgagaaacaataaaaattaggagATTTGAAAAATGCATCGAATAGCCGGTATTACGTCAATCGTTCGACACGCCCACGCCTGTCTCTCGTTTATTACGATCGCGTTACGCAACCAATTTACCATATATACGCCGACTAGTCTGTCATGAGGGGTTTACATAAAGAGAAATGATGAGTTAAAATCATCGGAATCGTATGTTTAGTCAAGATTCACCGAAGTTGATTCAAAGTATTGAATTACATTATCATCATATACCGGAGGTTATATTCATCATTTGATTATTTGATGACCTCCTCATGCCGGCACTCATCATCATAATCATTCTGAATGATAAAAAGCATCTGTCGTGATAACAGCACGCTTGTGTACTTATGTATACAGAGGGTAGAATCGATAAAAGTTATCGTTTTTTATCTGCGTCGGCCGAGCCTCAAAAGCGCAGAGCATTTGAAATGATTTCGTACTAAGTAACATTGGGTGATGAAGGAAGATTGTGAAAAATGAACGAGTCAATACTTGAGagttaattgtttgaaaataatctAAGAATGCAAAGTAAATATCGAGATGAATTTGTTCTTTCAATTCTCGAGATTTAAACGAGAAAGTGAAATCAAGCTGACGAATCTCGGCTCGGAATTTGGCGGCAAACTTTTGTAATGAATTcgttaaaataatcacttacCTTGATACTGTCGTAGCAGGCAGTAACTCGTCCATTCTGCACTTCAACATTGGCAGGTGGATGTGCGAATTTACACTCCGTGTCGGGTCTGGTGCACTTGTTGCGTTGAAACTCTCTGCATACCTCCAACTGTAGCCAGCGCGAGTCCTTTCCATTGAGTAGGTTGTTCATGTTGACCATAGCCATCTTCGTGTTCAGCTGATCACACTCTTCGatcttatttttttccctttaacaCGCACCGACTAGACGATAGGTTTCAATGATACGTATGTATGATTCAAActtgattaaattattgaattttgaaagCATTCACACGTACATTCACAACTTAAACATTCACCCCTACCTTtcattatatattttcattcgcATCAATCTTTCGAAATTTAACAGTCACTCACTCATTGATATTcattcaaacaaattttataGCCAATGCTAATGTGTACCTCAACTCGATGATTATTTCAACTTAGATTTCGGTATTATCGATTCCAATGTTCAATTCTCATACAAGTGGCTCACAATAACCACGTGTACTATATTATCGATTAATCTTTGTTTGTGATTATGACGATGATCAAGCGCTTCATCTACGGAAGCTTGTTGCTAGTTGTTCAATGAAGGCCGGTAAGACTCTTCCAGTGGTGAAAGTTGAATCAACAATCAAACTGATGATCCgtcaaatttttgaaattgtcaCAGGATACGTTCCCCTTGCGTCTCTCCCTCTTGATTGCTTTTATGTCCCGCTGATGAGTCGTGACGACAAAAGGGCGTGCAGgctagtcaatttttttcaccatgGAGACGGGGAGAGGCAATGGAATCGTAAAGGGggaagagtga belongs to Diachasmimorpha longicaudata isolate KC_UGA_2023 chromosome 10, iyDiaLong2, whole genome shotgun sequence and includes:
- the Mbl gene encoding protein muscleblind isoform X15 yields the protein MAMVNMNNLLNGKDSRWLQLEVCREFQRNKCTRPDTECKFAHPPANVEVQNGRVTACYDSIKVC
- the Mbl gene encoding protein muscleblind isoform X14, with product MAMVNMNNLLNGKDSRWLQLEVCREFQRNKCTRPDTECKFAHPPANVEVQNGRVTACYDSIKVSSGIP
- the Mbl gene encoding protein muscleblind isoform X13, whose translation is MAMVNMNNLLNGKDSRWLQLEVCREFQRNKCTRPDTECKFAHPPANVEVQNGRVTACYDSIKVSCMLQIKVLLNPCHRTPSNGEFRKNLCSNEREYRLVN